One segment of Polaribacter huanghezhanensis DNA contains the following:
- a CDS encoding tetratricopeptide repeat protein — protein sequence MKKTIILFFIFISSLSYGQEDYLLAERYYSNGEYEKATQLFKVLFDKNPFNTTYLKRLISAYQETSQFETVDKLLKQRLIKYPTHTYLYVELGYNYEKQHQKETAKIYYDKAINSIKENPGMGGFIGRLFKENALLDYAILAFEETIRYNKNANYEFQIARIYGEKGAFEKMFTSYIDLIDKEENALNFVQQSTSRYITDDPLNSNNVLFKKALIKKSVSNPKDVWNQLLSWLFIQQKEYEKAFVQEKALYNRSPEYLVNMIALGHNSYNNNAFETAKKCFDFVLEKSPFIDQTLIANLYSVKIAIATNQQNIDSLFDAIFTRYGKKSATLNIQLEYADYLTFKKNDPEKAIDVLTHALEITTSKFQKAAIKLKLGDVHVFIGNYNRALIYFSQVQTSIKNHPLAQEARFKVAQTSYFKNDFKWAFAQLKVLKASTTQLIANDALDLFLIISDNQPKDSLGLGLQLYAKADLFAFQNKNTQAIDTLQKVIAEYKGQKIEDEALFKQAKLFTKTKQFQKAIDNYTQIITLDKEGIFVDDSLYQIAEIYYNQLKNTEKASEYYQKIIFEHPSSIYLVDARKKYRKIRGDTIN from the coding sequence ATGAAAAAAACCATTATTCTCTTTTTTATTTTCATTAGCTCGTTAAGTTATGGGCAAGAAGATTATCTGTTGGCAGAAAGATATTATAGTAATGGGGAATACGAAAAAGCAACACAATTATTTAAAGTGTTGTTTGATAAAAATCCGTTTAACACTACGTATTTAAAAAGGTTGATTAGTGCCTATCAAGAAACATCGCAATTTGAAACTGTAGACAAACTACTAAAACAACGTTTGATAAAATACCCAACTCACACTTATTTATATGTTGAATTAGGCTATAATTACGAAAAACAACATCAAAAAGAAACGGCAAAAATATATTATGATAAAGCCATCAATTCTATAAAGGAAAATCCTGGAATGGGCGGTTTTATTGGTCGATTATTTAAAGAAAATGCCTTGTTAGATTATGCTATTTTGGCTTTTGAAGAAACAATTCGCTACAATAAGAACGCAAATTATGAGTTTCAAATTGCTCGGATTTATGGCGAAAAAGGAGCCTTTGAAAAAATGTTTACTTCGTATATTGATTTGATTGATAAAGAAGAAAATGCGTTAAATTTTGTACAACAATCTACAAGCAGGTATATAACAGATGACCCACTAAATAGCAACAATGTTTTATTTAAAAAAGCATTGATTAAAAAATCGGTTAGCAATCCTAAAGATGTTTGGAATCAATTATTAAGCTGGCTTTTTATCCAGCAAAAAGAATATGAAAAAGCGTTTGTTCAAGAAAAAGCACTGTACAATAGAAGTCCAGAATATCTTGTAAATATGATTGCTCTAGGACACAATTCTTACAATAACAACGCATTTGAAACAGCTAAAAAATGCTTTGATTTTGTGTTAGAAAAAAGTCCGTTTATAGATCAAACTTTAATTGCAAACTTGTATTCCGTTAAAATTGCCATTGCCACAAATCAACAAAATATTGATTCGCTTTTTGATGCCATTTTTACGCGTTACGGAAAAAAATCTGCCACTTTAAATATTCAATTAGAATATGCAGATTACTTAACTTTTAAAAAAAATGATCCAGAAAAAGCAATAGACGTTTTAACACATGCGCTAGAAATTACAACATCCAAATTTCAAAAAGCAGCAATTAAATTAAAACTAGGCGATGTGCATGTGTTTATTGGTAATTATAACCGAGCGTTAATTTATTTTTCTCAAGTGCAAACGAGTATCAAAAATCATCCGTTAGCGCAAGAAGCACGATTTAAAGTTGCACAAACTTCATATTTTAAAAATGATTTTAAATGGGCTTTTGCGCAATTAAAAGTACTAAAGGCTTCAACTACGCAATTAATTGCAAATGATGCTTTGGACTTGTTTTTAATTATCTCTGACAATCAACCTAAAGACTCTTTAGGCCTTGGATTGCAATTGTATGCAAAAGCAGATTTGTTCGCTTTTCAAAATAAAAATACACAAGCAATTGATACGTTACAAAAAGTAATTGCCGAATATAAAGGTCAGAAAATTGAAGATGAAGCGTTGTTTAAACAAGCAAAATTATTTACGAAAACAAAGCAATTTCAGAAAGCAATCGACAATTATACTCAAATTATCACTTTAGATAAAGAAGGGATTTTTGTGGATGATTCACTCTATCAAATTGCAGAAATTTATTACAATCAATTAAAAAACACAGAAAAAGCTTCGGAGTACTATCAAAAGATTATTTTTGAACATCCTTCGAGTATTTATTTGGTTGATGCTAGAAAAAAATACCGAAAAATTAGAGGAGATACAATCAATTAA
- the serS gene encoding serine--tRNA ligase → MLQVQFIRDNKQTVLDGLAKRNFANAETIINDVLSTDENRRNTQTSLDNILAESNTISKEIGELFKSGQAQKANLLKEKTTQLKEQSKELTEQLNDFTNALQELLYQIPNVPHTSVKAGKSEEDNEIVFSEGTIPDLGKDALPHWELAKKYDIIDFELGTKITGAGFPVYKGKGARLQRALINYFLDKNIEAGYKEYQVPHLVNTASATATGQLPDKDGQMYHSTVDDLYLIPTAEVPITNMFRGNLISESDFPITCTGYTPCFRREAGSYGAHVRGLNRLHQFDKVEIVRIEHPDKSYEALNGMVEHIKGILRELKLPYRILRLCGGDTGFTSALTFDFEVFSTAQDRWLEISSASNFETFQANRLKLRFKNKEGKSQLAHTLNGSSLALPRVLAGILENYQTENGIKIPDVLVPYCGFDIIE, encoded by the coding sequence ATGTTACAGGTTCAGTTTATTAGAGACAACAAACAAACTGTTTTAGACGGTTTGGCTAAACGTAATTTTGCAAACGCAGAAACAATAATTAATGATGTTTTATCAACTGATGAGAATCGTAGAAATACACAAACATCACTTGATAATATTTTAGCAGAATCTAATACCATTTCGAAAGAAATTGGAGAACTTTTTAAATCTGGTCAAGCTCAAAAAGCAAACTTATTAAAAGAAAAAACCACACAACTTAAAGAACAATCTAAAGAGTTGACAGAGCAATTAAACGATTTTACAAATGCGTTACAAGAGTTGTTATATCAAATTCCGAATGTACCACACACTTCTGTAAAAGCTGGTAAATCTGAAGAAGACAACGAAATTGTTTTTTCTGAAGGAACAATTCCTGATTTAGGAAAAGACGCACTGCCTCATTGGGAATTAGCTAAAAAATATGACATCATAGATTTTGAATTAGGAACCAAAATTACTGGCGCAGGGTTTCCTGTGTATAAAGGAAAAGGAGCAAGATTACAACGTGCGTTAATCAACTATTTCTTAGATAAAAATATTGAAGCGGGTTATAAAGAATACCAAGTTCCGCATTTAGTAAATACAGCATCTGCAACTGCAACCGGGCAATTGCCAGATAAGGACGGACAAATGTATCATTCTACAGTAGATGATTTATATTTAATTCCAACTGCAGAAGTGCCAATTACAAATATGTTTAGAGGAAACTTAATTTCTGAAAGTGATTTTCCTATTACCTGTACTGGCTACACACCTTGTTTTAGAAGAGAAGCTGGAAGTTACGGTGCGCATGTTAGAGGTTTAAACAGATTGCATCAATTTGATAAAGTAGAAATTGTACGAATAGAACATCCAGATAAATCTTATGAAGCTTTAAACGGAATGGTAGAGCACATTAAAGGGATTTTAAGAGAATTAAAATTACCGTACAGAATTTTACGTTTGTGTGGTGGCGATACAGGATTTACCTCTGCATTAACATTTGATTTTGAAGTGTTTTCTACAGCACAAGACAGATGGTTAGAAATTAGTTCTGCATCAAACTTTGAAACTTTTCAAGCAAATAGATTAAAGCTTCGTTTTAAAAATAAAGAAGGAAAAAGTCAGTTGGCACATACATTAAACGGAAGTTCTCTTGCATTGCCTAGAGTTTTAGCAGGAATTTTAGAAAACTATCAAACCGAAAATGGAATTAAAATTCCAGATGTATTAGTGCCGTATTGTGGTTTTGATATTATTGAGTAA
- a CDS encoding response regulator — translation MSKNLKILIVDDHQLIIDGIISSLKEIGDYEISSTTNCDAAFAKLKQEPFDILFTDLSFDNDTVSAKLNGGEDLIKAIQKEEIPVKIGVITAHSEINRIFNVIQNLKPLAYLLKTKCGATELNFAIQKMMSNDFYYTHEVHQKMIRRASINIQMDEVAIQILKELPNQSKISNLEGIIKKEDGTILKLRSIESKLANLRIDLNAVNNTDLILKAKELGIID, via the coding sequence ATGTCTAAAAACTTAAAAATTTTAATAGTTGATGATCATCAATTAATTATTGACGGAATTATTTCATCTCTAAAAGAAATTGGAGATTATGAGATTTCATCAACAACAAATTGCGATGCTGCATTCGCAAAACTAAAACAAGAACCATTTGATATTCTTTTTACTGATTTAAGTTTTGATAATGATACGGTTTCTGCAAAACTAAATGGAGGAGAAGATTTAATTAAAGCAATACAGAAAGAAGAAATTCCTGTAAAAATAGGCGTTATTACTGCTCATTCTGAAATCAATCGAATTTTTAATGTAATTCAGAATTTAAAACCTTTAGCGTATTTATTAAAAACAAAATGTGGTGCAACTGAGCTAAATTTTGCCATTCAAAAAATGATGTCTAATGATTTTTATTATACGCACGAAGTACATCAAAAAATGATTCGTAGAGCCAGTATAAACATCCAAATGGATGAAGTTGCCATTCAAATTTTAAAAGAATTACCAAATCAATCTAAGATTAGTAATTTAGAAGGCATCATTAAAAAAGAAGACGGAACAATTTTAAAACTGCGTTCTATAGAAAGTAAATTGGCAAATTTACGGATAGACTTAAATGCAGTAAACAACACAGATTTAATCTTAAAAGCAAAAGAATTAGGAATTATTGATTGA
- a CDS encoding TonB-dependent receptor, whose protein sequence is MKKLLLIAFAMFTSVIMFAQTTVSGTVTDADGEPLPGANIKVERKSVGTNTDFDGKFTIKVTDTPPFNLEISMLGYKAQKVAITKNNQVVTVSLTENATSLDEVVISASRTPERIMESPVTVERMDIRAIRNTSSPTFYDGLENLKGVDINSNSLTFKSVNTRGFATFSNERFMQLVDGMDNSSPALNFALGNLLGMSELDVKTVELLPGASSALYGANAFNGIMFMTSKSPFDSQGISYVLKKGVTVQEAAGTNDYIDTSIRMAYAFSDYFAAKATLSYLKGTEWYAVDYRDEVNPASTSHVGNPAYNGLNVYGDEVGTTLNWDALASTPVGTLGTSRVTRTGYTDNDLMDNSAKSVKLGLSLNYRPFGNDRVEIIWNSKYGTGNTIYQGQNRYNIKNFYMSQHKLEVKGKNFFVRGYVTQEDAGDSYDTRFAAININRQWKSDKAWFQEYAGAYLGAFTGFGVPRMNHDAARAFADRNRLVPGTPGFEAAKAKVTSDPNLTTGSKFVDNTKLYHADANLNLRDYIDFAEVQVGGSFRQYSLNSHGTIFTDYDGAINYNEYGAYVQGQKKLMDDRLKITASGRYDKAQNFNGNVSPRLSLAYAAGEDKNHNFRASIQTGFRNPTTQDQYIGLDAGAGILVGTAPDNINRYRSSPYALGINPALAGYINAVTGGTSGIGTSKVLTGTSAYNNSWTASSVGAFATPGSPGYGNPATLKKSKVNFVKPEHVTAFEVGYRGLIEGFTIDFSAYYNKYKDFIASENVVAPLYGSVALNDAVDLGPVTGGQQGITPIALIALGNGDYKGVAFDTNSDADIHSYGAGISVGTKVLDGFNISFNYTYAKFNESGASNPDFEAGFNTPEHKFKMQFGKFDVFKNVGFNVNFRWQDAFLWQSSFYDGTIDARSVIDAQINYRMPKYKSTLKIGGANLGGKEYFSAPGVGAIGSQYYVSWTINP, encoded by the coding sequence ATGAAAAAATTATTACTTATTGCATTTGCAATGTTTACCAGCGTAATTATGTTTGCTCAGACAACAGTCTCAGGAACAGTTACAGATGCTGATGGTGAGCCATTACCTGGCGCCAATATTAAAGTTGAAAGAAAATCAGTTGGTACAAATACCGATTTTGATGGAAAATTCACCATAAAAGTAACGGATACACCGCCTTTTAATTTAGAAATTTCTATGCTAGGTTATAAAGCTCAAAAAGTTGCGATTACAAAGAACAATCAAGTAGTTACAGTTTCTCTAACCGAAAATGCTACTTCTTTAGACGAAGTGGTTATTTCTGCTTCTCGTACTCCAGAGCGTATTATGGAATCTCCGGTTACAGTAGAAAGAATGGATATTAGAGCAATTAGAAACACATCTTCTCCAACATTTTATGATGGTTTAGAAAATTTGAAAGGAGTTGATATTAATTCAAATAGTTTAACCTTTAAATCTGTTAATACTCGTGGATTTGCAACTTTTTCTAACGAACGTTTTATGCAATTGGTAGACGGAATGGACAATTCTTCTCCAGCATTAAACTTTGCTTTAGGTAATTTGTTAGGAATGTCTGAACTAGATGTAAAAACAGTTGAATTATTACCAGGAGCATCTTCTGCACTATATGGAGCAAATGCATTTAATGGTATTATGTTTATGACAAGCAAGTCGCCTTTTGATAGCCAGGGAATTAGCTATGTGTTAAAAAAGGGAGTAACAGTTCAAGAAGCTGCTGGAACAAATGATTATATAGATACAAGTATTAGAATGGCGTATGCATTTTCAGATTATTTTGCTGCAAAAGCAACATTATCTTACTTAAAAGGTACTGAATGGTATGCTGTAGATTATAGAGATGAAGTAAATCCAGCATCTACAAGTCATGTTGGTAATCCAGCGTATAATGGATTAAATGTGTATGGTGATGAAGTTGGAACAACATTAAACTGGGATGCATTGGCGTCAACTCCAGTAGGTACTTTAGGGACTTCAAGAGTAACAAGAACAGGATATACTGATAATGACTTAATGGACAATAGCGCTAAAAGTGTAAAATTAGGATTGTCTTTAAACTATAGACCTTTTGGAAACGATCGTGTAGAGATCATTTGGAATTCTAAATACGGAACAGGAAACACAATTTATCAAGGACAAAACAGATACAATATTAAAAACTTCTACATGTCTCAACATAAATTAGAAGTAAAAGGTAAAAATTTCTTTGTTAGAGGATATGTTACTCAAGAAGATGCTGGAGATTCTTATGATACTCGTTTTGCAGCTATTAATATTAATAGACAATGGAAATCTGATAAAGCATGGTTTCAAGAATATGCAGGTGCATATTTAGGAGCTTTTACAGGATTTGGAGTGCCAAGAATGAATCATGATGCCGCTAGAGCTTTTGCAGATAGAAATCGATTAGTACCTGGAACACCAGGATTTGAAGCTGCCAAAGCGAAAGTAACATCAGACCCAAATTTAACAACAGGTTCTAAATTTGTTGATAATACTAAGTTATACCATGCAGACGCAAACTTAAATTTAAGAGATTATATCGATTTTGCAGAGGTACAAGTTGGTGGATCTTTTAGACAATATTCTTTAAACTCTCATGGAACAATCTTTACAGATTATGATGGAGCTATAAATTATAATGAATATGGAGCATATGTTCAAGGTCAAAAGAAATTAATGGACGACAGGTTAAAAATTACTGCTTCTGGAAGATATGACAAAGCACAAAACTTTAACGGAAATGTTTCTCCAAGATTATCATTAGCGTATGCTGCAGGTGAAGACAAAAACCATAATTTTAGAGCTTCTATCCAAACAGGATTTAGAAATCCAACAACGCAAGATCAATATATTGGATTGGATGCAGGAGCAGGAATCTTAGTGGGTACTGCGCCAGACAATATCAATAGATATAGATCATCTCCATATGCATTAGGAATTAATCCAGCTTTGGCAGGATATATCAACGCTGTTACTGGTGGAACAAGCGGGATAGGAACTTCAAAAGTATTAACAGGAACATCTGCTTATAATAATTCTTGGACAGCAAGTTCTGTAGGAGCATTTGCTACCCCAGGATCTCCTGGTTATGGGAATCCTGCAACTTTAAAGAAATCTAAGGTAAACTTTGTAAAACCAGAACACGTAACTGCTTTTGAAGTTGGTTATAGAGGATTAATAGAAGGATTTACAATTGATTTTAGTGCTTATTACAATAAGTATAAAGACTTTATTGCAAGTGAAAATGTGGTTGCGCCATTATATGGTAGTGTTGCTCTTAATGATGCTGTAGATTTAGGACCAGTTACAGGAGGTCAACAAGGTATTACTCCAATCGCTTTAATTGCTTTAGGTAACGGAGATTATAAAGGGGTGGCTTTTGATACAAATTCTGATGCCGATATTCATTCTTATGGAGCAGGAATTAGCGTTGGAACTAAAGTTTTAGATGGTTTCAATATCAGCTTTAATTATACATATGCTAAGTTTAACGAAAGTGGAGCAAGTAACCCAGATTTTGAAGCAGGGTTTAATACTCCAGAGCATAAATTTAAAATGCAGTTTGGTAAATTTGATGTGTTTAAAAACGTAGGTTTTAACGTAAACTTTAGATGGCAAGATGCTTTCTTATGGCAATCGTCTTTTTATGACGGAACAATTGACGCAAGATCAGTAATTGATGCTCAAATAAATTATAGAATGCCAAAATATAAGTCAACCTTAAAAATTGGTGGAGCTAATTTAGGTGGTAAAGAGTATTTTAGTGCACCAGGAGTTGGAGCAATTGGTTCTCAATACTATGTTTCTTGGACCATCAATCCATAA
- the mgtE gene encoding magnesium transporter: protein MAFEITKELLENIALYVENKNNNALIDVFKEMHHADIAEVLEEISFDEVVYIFKLLDSVTTSEILIELDEDIREKIFEQLSAKEIAEEVDELDTDDAADIIGELSEERQEAVMSQIEDEEHVKEIEELLSYHENSAGGLMAKELVSVNENWNVLKCVKEMRIQAEEVTRVHSIYVVNDAGQLKGRLSLKDLLVASTRTHISEIYIPKVDAVHVDEQAEDVANIMRKYDLEAIPVVDNNDVLVGRITIDDIVDVIKEEADKDYQMAAGLTQDVEADDSIFQLIKGRLPWLILGLFGSLGAVVIMQNFQNLMANPEYKALFFFTPLIAAVAGNVGVQSSAIIVQGLANDIIKGSLWHRLIKEVSISLINSIILSIVIIIFSRILGYSFSFSLAISISLITVIIIASLIGTFIPLILHKKGIDPALATGPFITTSNDIFGILIYFMIAKIILGI from the coding sequence ATGGCATTTGAAATCACCAAAGAACTTCTAGAAAATATTGCATTATATGTTGAAAACAAAAACAACAATGCACTTATTGATGTATTTAAAGAAATGCATCATGCAGATATCGCAGAAGTTTTAGAAGAAATTTCTTTTGATGAAGTTGTCTATATTTTTAAACTTTTAGATAGTGTAACTACTTCAGAAATCTTAATAGAGCTTGACGAGGATATTCGTGAAAAAATATTTGAACAACTAAGTGCAAAAGAAATTGCAGAGGAAGTTGATGAGCTAGATACTGATGATGCGGCAGATATTATTGGTGAATTGTCTGAAGAAAGACAAGAAGCCGTAATGTCTCAAATAGAAGATGAAGAACATGTAAAAGAAATTGAAGAACTGCTTTCATATCACGAAAATTCTGCCGGAGGTTTAATGGCAAAAGAATTGGTAAGCGTTAATGAAAACTGGAATGTACTAAAATGTGTAAAAGAAATGCGTATTCAAGCAGAAGAAGTTACACGCGTACATTCTATTTATGTTGTAAATGATGCGGGGCAATTAAAAGGAAGACTTTCTTTAAAAGATTTATTAGTTGCTTCTACCCGAACACATATTTCTGAAATTTATATTCCAAAAGTAGATGCTGTTCATGTAGACGAACAAGCGGAAGATGTTGCAAACATCATGCGGAAGTATGATTTAGAGGCAATTCCTGTTGTAGATAATAATGATGTTTTGGTTGGTAGAATTACGATTGATGATATTGTAGATGTGATTAAAGAAGAAGCTGATAAAGATTACCAAATGGCCGCTGGTTTAACACAAGATGTTGAAGCAGATGATTCCATTTTTCAATTGATAAAAGGGCGCTTACCTTGGTTAATCTTAGGTTTATTTGGTAGTTTAGGTGCTGTGGTAATTATGCAAAATTTTCAAAACCTGATGGCAAATCCAGAATACAAGGCGTTGTTCTTTTTTACACCATTAATTGCAGCCGTTGCAGGTAATGTTGGCGTACAATCTTCTGCAATTATTGTACAAGGTTTGGCAAATGATATTATAAAAGGAAGTCTTTGGCATCGCTTAATTAAAGAAGTTTCTATAAGTCTAATTAACAGTATTATTCTTTCTATTGTTATCATTATTTTTAGCAGAATACTTGGTTACTCGTTTAGCTTTAGTTTGGCAATTTCTATTTCTTTAATAACAGTAATTATTATTGCCTCTTTAATTGGCACATTCATCCCTTTAATTTTACACAAAAAAGGAATTGACCCTGCATTAGCTACAGGACCATTTATTACGACAAGTAATGATATTTTTGGGATTTTAATTTATTTTATGATTGCAAAAATCATTTTAGGAATCTAA
- a CDS encoding bifunctional riboflavin kinase/FAD synthetase — protein MEVIHSLSNYHHTENTVVTIGTFDGVHIGHQKILEQVVKTAKQLDKKSVLLTFFPHPRMVLQQNAAIELINTIDERADLLSKTGLDYLIIHPFSMAFSRLSALDFVKKILVNQLHTSKLIIGYDHHFGKNREGNLEQLTEYSHLYNFEVEEIPAQDINDVAVSSTKIRKALSEKNIKTANNYLGYNFMLNGTVVNGKQLGGKIGFPTANLSIKEEYKLIPKTGVYVVKSKIDNTTVFGMMNIGFRPTLEGKHQTIEIHFFDFKQDLYHQNLTIEILYFLRNEEKFDSVEKLILQLKEDQKTAQNYIQNNI, from the coding sequence TTGGAAGTAATCCATTCTCTTTCTAATTATCATCATACAGAAAATACTGTTGTTACTATTGGCACGTTTGATGGAGTCCATATTGGGCATCAAAAAATACTTGAACAAGTTGTAAAAACAGCTAAACAACTTGATAAAAAATCTGTTTTACTAACATTTTTTCCGCATCCAAGAATGGTTTTACAACAAAACGCAGCAATAGAGTTGATAAATACAATTGATGAACGCGCCGATCTATTATCAAAAACAGGATTGGATTATTTAATTATTCATCCGTTTAGCATGGCGTTTTCGAGATTATCTGCGCTAGATTTTGTGAAAAAAATATTGGTAAATCAATTGCATACCTCTAAATTAATTATTGGGTATGATCATCATTTTGGAAAAAATAGAGAAGGAAATTTAGAGCAATTAACAGAATACAGTCATTTATACAATTTTGAAGTGGAAGAAATCCCTGCTCAAGACATCAATGATGTTGCGGTAAGTTCTACCAAAATCAGAAAAGCCTTATCCGAAAAAAACATAAAAACAGCTAATAACTATTTGGGCTACAACTTTATGTTAAACGGCACCGTGGTAAACGGCAAACAGCTAGGCGGTAAAATTGGCTTTCCGACAGCTAATTTAAGTATTAAAGAAGAGTATAAATTGATTCCTAAAACGGGCGTTTACGTTGTAAAATCAAAAATTGATAACACCACTGTTTTTGGAATGATGAATATTGGTTTTAGACCAACTTTAGAAGGAAAACACCAAACAATTGAAATCCATTTTTTTGATTTCAAACAAGATCTTTACCATCAGAATTTAACCATAGAAATTTTATATTTCCTAAGAAACGAAGAAAAATTTGATTCTGTAGAAAAACTTATCTTACAACTAAAAGAAGATCAAAAAACAGCACAAAACTACATTCAAAACAATATTTAA
- a CDS encoding DUF4286 family protein, with amino-acid sequence MYIYNVTLSIDKSIHKEWLEWIHNHIPEVLATGKFTSAKLTQVLIEEEMGGVTYSVQYTAKTREDLDNYYKEDADRLRVVGMQKFADKVLVFRTELKIVSEFFSNEVKN; translated from the coding sequence ATGTACATTTATAACGTAACATTAAGCATAGACAAAAGCATTCATAAAGAATGGTTAGAATGGATTCACAACCACATTCCGGAAGTTTTGGCAACAGGAAAATTTACCTCGGCAAAATTAACCCAAGTCTTAATTGAAGAAGAAATGGGCGGAGTTACCTACTCTGTACAATACACAGCAAAAACGAGAGAAGATTTAGACAATTATTATAAAGAAGATGCAGATAGGTTACGTGTTGTCGGAATGCAGAAATTTGCAGATAAAGTACTGGTTTTTAGAACAGAATTAAAAATAGTAAGTGAATTTTTCTCGAACGAAGTAAAAAATTAA
- a CDS encoding succinate dehydrogenase/fumarate reductase iron-sulfur subunit, protein MNLTLKIWRQKSAKDKGQMVEYKVTEISEHMSFLEMMDVLNEQLINTGEEPVAFDHDCREGICGMCSMYINGEAHGPDRGVTTCQLHMRMFKDGDTITIEPFRAKAFPVIKDLVVDRTSFERIQQAGGFISVNTSGNTQDANSIPISKHVADEAMDAATCIGCGACVATCKNSSAMLFVGAKVSQYALLPQGQIEATDRVLNMVAQMDAEGFGNCTNTGACEVECPKGISLENIARMNREYLSASLKG, encoded by the coding sequence ATGAACCTTACATTAAAAATCTGGAGACAGAAAAGCGCTAAAGATAAAGGGCAAATGGTTGAGTACAAAGTGACTGAAATTTCAGAACACATGTCATTCTTAGAAATGATGGATGTATTGAACGAACAATTAATTAATACTGGAGAAGAACCTGTTGCTTTTGACCATGATTGTAGAGAAGGAATCTGCGGAATGTGTTCGATGTACATCAACGGAGAAGCTCATGGGCCAGACAGAGGAGTTACAACCTGTCAATTACATATGCGTATGTTTAAAGATGGTGATACGATTACCATTGAACCGTTTAGAGCAAAAGCATTTCCTGTAATTAAAGATTTGGTTGTTGATAGAACTTCTTTTGAACGCATACAACAAGCTGGCGGATTTATCTCTGTAAACACTTCTGGCAATACACAAGATGCAAATTCAATTCCAATTTCTAAACATGTTGCAGATGAAGCAATGGATGCGGCAACTTGTATTGGCTGTGGAGCTTGTGTTGCTACTTGTAAAAACTCTTCGGCAATGTTATTTGTTGGCGCAAAAGTTTCTCAATATGCATTATTACCTCAAGGTCAAATTGAAGCAACAGATCGTGTTTTAAACATGGTTGCGCAAATGGACGCTGAAGGTTTTGGAAACTGTACAAATACTGGAGCCTGTGAAGTTGAATGCCCAAAAGGAATTTCTTTAGAAAATATTGCTCGTATGAATAGAGAATATTTAAGCGCAAGTTTAAAAGGGTAA
- the rsmA gene encoding 16S rRNA (adenine(1518)-N(6)/adenine(1519)-N(6))-dimethyltransferase RsmA, which translates to MSVRAKKHLGQHFLTDESVAKKIADALTENGYNHVLEIGPGMGVLTKYLLEKKPKITVMELDYDSVAYLKESFPLEHVKLDTSKEKFSIIEGDFLKQDINSIFNNQQFAIIGNFPYNISSQILFRAIENREHVPEFAGMFQKEVAMRIAEKEGSKVYGILSVLTQAFFDVEYLFTVPPTVFNPPPKVDSGVIRLIRKENYTLPVDEKLFFRVVKMAFNQRRKMLRGSLKSFNLSDTLKEDPIFVKRPEQLSVQEFINLTTKIANNGI; encoded by the coding sequence ATGAGTGTTAGAGCAAAAAAACATTTAGGACAACATTTTTTAACCGATGAAAGTGTCGCAAAAAAAATAGCTGATGCACTTACAGAAAACGGCTACAATCATGTTTTAGAGATTGGTCCAGGAATGGGCGTTTTGACGAAGTATCTTTTGGAGAAAAAACCAAAAATTACCGTAATGGAACTTGATTATGATTCTGTTGCTTATTTAAAAGAATCTTTTCCTTTAGAACATGTAAAATTAGATACCAGTAAAGAGAAATTCTCAATAATTGAAGGCGATTTTTTAAAGCAAGATATTAATAGCATTTTCAATAACCAACAGTTCGCCATCATTGGTAATTTTCCATATAATATTTCTTCACAAATACTTTTTAGAGCTATTGAAAATAGAGAACATGTTCCAGAATTTGCGGGCATGTTTCAAAAAGAAGTTGCCATGAGGATTGCAGAAAAAGAAGGCAGTAAAGTGTACGGAATTTTATCTGTTTTAACACAAGCCTTTTTTGATGTTGAGTATTTGTTTACGGTTCCTCCAACAGTTTTTAATCCGCCGCCAAAAGTAGATTCTGGCGTAATAAGATTGATCAGAAAAGAAAACTACACGCTTCCTGTAGATGAAAAATTATTTTTTAGAGTGGTAAAAATGGCATTTAATCAACGAAGAAAAATGTTACGTGGCAGTTTAAAATCATTCAATCTTTCGGATACTTTAAAAGAAGACCCTATCTTTGTGAAACGCCCAGAACAATTATCAGTTCAAGAATTCATTAATTTGACTACAAAAATAGCAAACAATGGCATTTGA